The following is a genomic window from Paenibacillus thiaminolyticus.
TTGCATCCCAATGTGGTGCCATATTGGCGAATTTATCGTCTTTTCTCTGCATTGAAGCGGACTGCACTGACAAGCATTCCTATCATTGTTTGTTTGATGTGGTTGCCCCAATGGAAGTGGATTATATATGCTTCTGCGGCTTATCTTTTGCTTCATTGGAGCAAGGACTTATTCTATATCATATATGGAGTTCGCTTCAGCTATGCCCGAAGAAGTTACGTTCTGACAAGGGAAGAAATTGTGATTCGATGGGGCAGCATATGGACCGTTAATTCATCGGTTATTCCACTTAGCCGTGTTCAGCATGTAGATATTGAACAGGACGTCATTCAGAAAAAGCTGGGCATATCTGAAGTCGTTATCGTAACGGCAGGTGATGCGACTGGCATCGTCGGTTTATTGGAAGATGATGCGAATAAACTGCGGCGGCAGGTCATTGAACTGGCGAAGATAGGTGAAACTGATGCGTACAATCCATAGACAACATCCGATCAAGATTGCCGTACATTTGTATCGAACGATCCGCTATATGATCATCCCCTATACTCTCTTGTTATTCAAGGAGATCAAGGCCGGCACAGGTCAACAGCCTTATTGGGTATATGGGGTGGCTGTCGTCATTGGTCTATCTATCTTGCTGTGGTCTATTATTTCCTGGTGGAAAGACACTTATCAGATTGGGGAATCTGAGATCGTCATTCAAAGAGGAGTGCTTATCACCACCCAACGAACAATTCCGCTGGAGCGAATAACGAATATATCGATAGAACAGACTTGGACCGATCGATTAGTAGGTTCGGCTACTTCCGAATTGCACACTTCAGATTCGAACGAAGAAGCTGATGCTAGGTTCGTGTTGACTCAACGCAACGCAGACATGCTCATTGCCAGAATTAATCGACCGATGTCGCGTGTCTCGAATCAAGCGAAGCCGAATTGGGTCCTTCAACCCAAGGATATTTTGATGAGGGCGATTAGTTCCAATTCGTTCTGGCTGGGGGTTCCCCTATGTCTCACTATCGTAACTTATGTATGGGATTGGGTTGAACCAAGCACGGAAGAAGAAGTAAGCATGGTCCGTTTTTTTCAAGATGAAAGATGGAATGAATTATTGACGACGGAGCTTATACCCGTTCTGCTTGCGCTTCTTGGCATTATTGCCTTGTGCGTATTCACGTCCTGGTTGTTTTCCTTGGTCATGATGCAAATTCGTTATCACAAATGGTCCGTTATCCGAGACAGTTCCTATATTCATATCCAGTACGGATGGTATGAGAGGAAATCAACCTCCCTCCATACTGTGAAGATTCAGTCGATCCGGGTCAAGGAGCAGTTGTTTAGTCGTTATTTTGGTTATGTGTCCATCTGGATGGATTGCGTTGGGTATGCAGGGGAGAGGAAGGTGAAACTGCTGCTGCCCGCGGTCCACAGGTCAGAGATGCATGCTGCATTGAAGCTGCTGTTGCCCGAATTTACAATCGTGCAGCCTCAGCGTCATTTACCGGCGGGAAAGGCGATATATTTTGTATGGCTGCCGGTAATTGCTGTATGCCTTGTCATATTAGTCGCCGCAATTTTGACTCCGTGGGCATGGTTGACAATTCCGTTCGCGGCAGCAGTATATTGGCGAGGAAGCCGAAAATATTCGGGAACGCTATGGGAAGTTCATGGGAATCAATGTGTGATCGCGAAGCCGGGTCTTACGCGAACTACAGTCTATGTACAGCGCCAAGCGCTCCAATCGATAACCTGTCGTCAAACTTGGATCCAACGTATATTTGGCATTTTCCAGATTGAACTCGTGATAGATTCGCCATCCAAAGCGAAGGAATACGTATTTACCGGCGCATCCCAAGAGGATGTACAGCAGCTTTTACATTGGTATAAAAATAGAGGAGCTTCCAAATGCCCATTCATTGGTAACGAGGAAAAGGTTGTTTAGTCTGATTTTTTTGTGGAAGTAGGCAGGTGGACCTATATATGATGTCGAATATCCAATATTTATAGGATATTATGAGAGCATCTGGAGGAGAGTACAACGATGTCAGATAGAATGATTCGGCTCATGAAAATGGTCATAATCATACAGGCGAATCCTGGCATATCGGTGCAGGAACTGGCTGACAAATGTGAAACTTCCGAGCGAACTATATATCGGGATTTGAGAACACTAGATCTTGTCGTGCCTATAACGAATGATGGATACGGAACAGGGTATCGCTTTATAGGCAATTTTGCGATGTATCCGCTTAATTTTACAGAAGAAGAGGAGATGGTCTTCTCTATCCTCCCTTCCATGTTGGACAAAAGCAAGCTTTCACCCCTGTTCGATTCGGTCTACGACAAAGTCATGGCGACGCATGTCAAGGAGAAGCAAAAACGCAGGGAAGCAATGGAGAACTTTACGAATCTAATTCAGATGGGGATACCTGCTTACAAGGCAGATGATGATAGTCCCAATTACCTACTCCCTGTGATGGAAGCGATTATAGCCGAGAAGACACTCCGTGCAGTATACCATACCCAAAGCCGCAATACAGTGACAGAGCGCGAGATCGATCCGTACTGTCTTGTTCCTCGCGAGCAACGCTTCTACTTAATCGGGTATTGTCATCGGAAGCAGGACATTTTAATGTTCCGCATGAGCCGGTTTCATCGCGTTGAAATAACGACTAAAAACTTCGACAAAGGCGACTTCGACATCCACCACTATATGAAACATACTTGGTCGGTACATCGGGGCGAATCGCTCATTACGTTCAAGGTCAAATTTCAACCCGATGTGGCGAGATACATCAAGGAGGAGGAAATGTTTGTGCGCCCCAAAATGACGGACTTGCCCGATGGAAGCTTATTGTTCGAAGCTACAGTCAACCATGAGCAAGGCTTCTTGAATTGGCTCGCCCAGTATGGCCCGTCTGCCGAAATTCTGGAACCGCTATCAATAAGGAAGCAGTTCATCGAGCGGTTACAGCGTTGGATGGAGATGTATAACTAATGCATCATCTGGAATATATAAGTTCCCTGTCATTTAGTTGTTACCTGTGCGGGGTACGTAAATACGAGCGGTGTAGAAAGGAGTGTTGAAATGCAATCAATTGCCCATATTCGCATAAGCGATGAGAAGGTGCAGACCGTGGAACGGCATTTGCTGGAAGTGAAGACGTTGGCGGAAGAGTACGGTAAGAAATTGAATATTCCTCATGTCACCGGGCTGGCGGGCATGCTTCATGATATGGGGAAATATACGGAGAAGTTCAGGACATACATATTGGCGGCTGTGAGCGGAGCCGAGGATCGGCTGCGCCGGGGAGATGTTGATCATTCTACGGCCGGAGGACGGTTGCTTTATGATCGTTGTCATGCGGATGCGAAAGCGCCTTATAAAGTGATTTTGGCTGAGGTTGTAGGCAATGCGATTATTTCGCATCATTCCTATTTGCATGATTTTCTGGATCCGGATTTGGAATCTCCTTACTTGAGACGGGTTGCTTGCAAAAAGTTAGAGGAGTTTGATCAGAGCGTCGAAGCCTTTTTTACACTTGTCATGAGCGAGCAGGAATTCCAGGGATATGTGGATCAGGCGACTGCGGAAGTGGAACAATTTCTGGCCGGAGTGCCTGCCAAGAGTCTGGAACTGAAGCTGATGTTCCTGACCAAGTTCGTATTTAGCGCATTAATTGACGCTGATCGAACGAACACGAGATGGTTTGAAATGGGCGAGCCTGACGAGCCAGAACGGAACACCAAGGAATTGTTTTCAAGTTATTATGAAAGGCTGATGGCGCAACTTCATTCTTTTAAGAAAAAGAAGGACGCCCATACCCCGATTGCACTGTTGCGAAGCGAAATGTCCGAGTTATGCGAACGTTTTGCCGCGAAGCCGTCTTCTATTTATACGTTGTCGATTCCAACAGGGGGCGGCAAGACGCTGGCCAGCTTGAGATATGCCTTGAAGCATGCATTAACCTTTGACAAAAAGCGGATTATTTATGTCGTCCCTTTTACGACGATTATTGAGCAGAACGCTGCCACGGTGCGGGAAATATTGCAGGATGAAGTGAATATTCTGGAGCATCATTCCAATGTCGTAGAAGTGGAGGTGGAGGAAGACGACGAGGATCAGGATGGACTGGCTCTGACTGCGCGGCAAAAGGCGAACCTGGCTAAGGACAACTGGGATGCGCCGATTATTTTTACGACGATGGTGCAATTTCTGAACGTGTTTTTTGCGCACGGGAGCCGGAACATACGCAGACTCCATAACTTGTGTGATGCAGTCATTATATTTGACGAAGTGCAGAAGGTGCCTACACATTGCATTTCTCTATTTAACCAGGCGCTGAACTTCTTGAAGGAGTACGGAGGCTCCAGTATCGTGCTGTGCACGGCGACGCAACCGGCGCTGCAGTTCGTGGAGCAGAAGCTGGAATTGGCAGAGGATGCTGAGATGATAAGTAATCTCGATGAGGTAATTGATGCGTTCAAGCGTGTTGATTTGATCGATAAAGCTACCGAGCGGGCCTGGAGTACGGAAGAATTGGCATGCTTTGTCCAAGACACCATTCAGGAAGCAGGCAATATTCTGGTCATCTTGAATACGAAATCGGTCGTTAAGTCGTTGTATGAGCGGTTGCAGGCGATGCGGGAACAGCATCAGTTCGGCGAGGACGAGGAAATCTTTTTGTATCATTTGAGTACGTCGATGTGTGCCGCCCACCGGTCTGCCATTTTAGAAACAGTAAGGGCGCATCTTGAAGCAGAGGAAAAAGTGATTTGCGTCAGCACGCAGTTGATTGAAGCCGGAGTAGATGTCAGCTTCAAGTGCGTTATACGCTCCCTTGCCGGATTGGATTCGATCGCGCAAGCGGCGGGACGATGCAATCGGCATGGCAAGGATGAGATCCGGAATGTCTACATTATCGACCACGCGGAAGAGAATCTGAAGCATTTGAAGGAGATTCAAATTGGCAAGGAACTGACACGCACGATGCTTGTC
Proteins encoded in this region:
- a CDS encoding PH domain-containing protein — its product is MNTTVSEQQQLHPNVVPYWRIYRLFSALKRTALTSIPIIVCLMWLPQWKWIIYASAAYLLLHWSKDLFYIIYGVRFSYARRSYVLTREEIVIRWGSIWTVNSSVIPLSRVQHVDIEQDVIQKKLGISEVVIVTAGDATGIVGLLEDDANKLRRQVIELAKIGETDAYNP
- a CDS encoding PH domain-containing protein, which codes for MRTIHRQHPIKIAVHLYRTIRYMIIPYTLLLFKEIKAGTGQQPYWVYGVAVVIGLSILLWSIISWWKDTYQIGESEIVIQRGVLITTQRTIPLERITNISIEQTWTDRLVGSATSELHTSDSNEEADARFVLTQRNADMLIARINRPMSRVSNQAKPNWVLQPKDILMRAISSNSFWLGVPLCLTIVTYVWDWVEPSTEEEVSMVRFFQDERWNELLTTELIPVLLALLGIIALCVFTSWLFSLVMMQIRYHKWSVIRDSSYIHIQYGWYERKSTSLHTVKIQSIRVKEQLFSRYFGYVSIWMDCVGYAGERKVKLLLPAVHRSEMHAALKLLLPEFTIVQPQRHLPAGKAIYFVWLPVIAVCLVILVAAILTPWAWLTIPFAAAVYWRGSRKYSGTLWEVHGNQCVIAKPGLTRTTVYVQRQALQSITCRQTWIQRIFGIFQIELVIDSPSKAKEYVFTGASQEDVQQLLHWYKNRGASKCPFIGNEEKVV
- a CDS encoding helix-turn-helix transcriptional regulator, whose amino-acid sequence is MSDRMIRLMKMVIIIQANPGISVQELADKCETSERTIYRDLRTLDLVVPITNDGYGTGYRFIGNFAMYPLNFTEEEEMVFSILPSMLDKSKLSPLFDSVYDKVMATHVKEKQKRREAMENFTNLIQMGIPAYKADDDSPNYLLPVMEAIIAEKTLRAVYHTQSRNTVTEREIDPYCLVPREQRFYLIGYCHRKQDILMFRMSRFHRVEITTKNFDKGDFDIHHYMKHTWSVHRGESLITFKVKFQPDVARYIKEEEMFVRPKMTDLPDGSLLFEATVNHEQGFLNWLAQYGPSAEILEPLSIRKQFIERLQRWMEMYN
- a CDS encoding CRISPR-associated helicase/endonuclease Cas3, producing the protein MQSIAHIRISDEKVQTVERHLLEVKTLAEEYGKKLNIPHVTGLAGMLHDMGKYTEKFRTYILAAVSGAEDRLRRGDVDHSTAGGRLLYDRCHADAKAPYKVILAEVVGNAIISHHSYLHDFLDPDLESPYLRRVACKKLEEFDQSVEAFFTLVMSEQEFQGYVDQATAEVEQFLAGVPAKSLELKLMFLTKFVFSALIDADRTNTRWFEMGEPDEPERNTKELFSSYYERLMAQLHSFKKKKDAHTPIALLRSEMSELCERFAAKPSSIYTLSIPTGGGKTLASLRYALKHALTFDKKRIIYVVPFTTIIEQNAATVREILQDEVNILEHHSNVVEVEVEEDDEDQDGLALTARQKANLAKDNWDAPIIFTTMVQFLNVFFAHGSRNIRRLHNLCDAVIIFDEVQKVPTHCISLFNQALNFLKEYGGSSIVLCTATQPALQFVEQKLELAEDAEMISNLDEVIDAFKRVDLIDKATERAWSTEELACFVQDTIQEAGNILVILNTKSVVKSLYERLQAMREQHQFGEDEEIFLYHLSTSMCAAHRSAILETVRAHLEAEEKVICVSTQLIEAGVDVSFKCVIRSLAGLDSIAQAAGRCNRHGKDEIRNVYIIDHAEENLKHLKEIQIGKELTRTMLVDMKRDAKAHGGQLLSQQAMEFNFQKFYMRLEADLNNFVPKLRKNMTDLLYAGRYETDSYFQAYHRKKEEEQAKDTWLPLVLANSYGTAAKYFHVIDDYTRAVIVPYGGGAEVIADLNGSGTIDDLTRLLKRAQQFTVNLYEHDLRQLDRSGGLDSCLDGKVLVLKDGAYSEHFGVDLNSDSAMGFLGCF